A region of the Azospirillum lipoferum 4B genome:
CCTTCGGCGTCGATGAAACCCACCACGTCGCCCCCGGCTACAGCGCCGACGTGCTGATTCGCTGGGGCGACCCGGTGGTCCCGGGCGCCCCGGCCTTCGATCCGCTGAAGCAGTCGGCGGCGTCCCAGGCGCTGCAATTCGGCTACAACAACGATTATCTCGGCTTTGCGCCGCTGCCGCGGGGGAGCAAAACCCCCGATCACGGCTTGCTGTGCGTCAATCACGAGTACACCGACGAAGAGGTGATGTTCCCCGGTCTGGGCGGCGAACAGCAGGAAGCCAAATTCGTCAAAATGACCAAGGAACTGGTCGATATCGAAATCGCCGCTCACGGCGGCAGCGTGGTCGAGGTGAAGAAGGTCGGCGGCAAGTGGACCTACGACCCCGCCTCCAAGTACAACCGCCGCATCACCGGCGAGACCGAGTGCGCCATCTCCGGCCCCGCCGCCGGCCATGATCTGATGAAGACCTCCTACGACCCGACCGGGACCAAGGTCCGCGGCATGCTGAACAACTGCGCCGGCGGCATGTCGCCGTGGGGCACCTGGCTGACGACGGAAGAGAACTTCAACGGCTATTTCTGGTCGGACGAGGAAAAGCCCAAGGCCGACCGTTACGGCGTGCCCGGCAAGTGGTACAATTGGGGCGTCTATCACGACCGCTTCAATGTCGCCAAAGAACCCAACGAAGCCAATCGCTTCGGCTGGATCGTCGAAATCGACCCCTACGACCCGACCTTCACCCCGATCAAGCGCACGGCGCTCGGCCGCTTCAAGCATGAGGCCTGCTCCGTCGCCGTCAACAAGGACGGGCGGGTGGTCGCCTACATGGGCGACGACGAGCGTTTCGATTACGTCTACAAATTCGTCTCGGCCAAGAAATACGTCGAAGGCGACCGCGCCCACAACATGACGCTGCTGGACGACGGCGTGCTGCATGTCGCCCGTTACAATGCCGACGGCTCGCTGGAATGGCTGCCGCTGGTGCATGGCCAGAACGGCCTGACCGCCGATGCCGGCTTCAAGGATCAGGGCGAAGTGCTGATCAAGGCGCGTCTCGCCGCCGACAAGCTGGGCGCCACCAAGATGGACCGCCCGGAAGACGTCGAGGTCAACCCGAAGACCGGCGCCATCTACGTCATGCTGACCAACAACTCCCGCCGCAAGGCCGAACAGGTGGACGCCGCCAACGAACGCGCC
Encoded here:
- a CDS encoding PhoX family protein — translated: MSDVKGYQAAEDIGSNPTENPTMGDVIAARFGRRDMLRGVLAVSAISAVAGPAALAALSKEAAAEAAKPSFTFSEVSFGVDETHHVAPGYSADVLIRWGDPVVPGAPAFDPLKQSAASQALQFGYNNDYLGFAPLPRGSKTPDHGLLCVNHEYTDEEVMFPGLGGEQQEAKFVKMTKELVDIEIAAHGGSVVEVKKVGGKWTYDPASKYNRRITGETECAISGPAAGHDLMKTSYDPTGTKVRGMLNNCAGGMSPWGTWLTTEENFNGYFWSDEEKPKADRYGVPGKWYNWGVYHDRFNVAKEPNEANRFGWIVEIDPYDPTFTPIKRTALGRFKHEACSVAVNKDGRVVAYMGDDERFDYVYKFVSAKKYVEGDRAHNMTLLDDGVLHVARYNADGSLEWLPLVHGQNGLTADAGFKDQGEVLIKARLAADKLGATKMDRPEDVEVNPKTGAIYVMLTNNSRRKAEQVDAANERAGNLWGQVVEMLPPDGDHAATKFTWNILLKGGNPKDGAVGAMFNPATSDNGWFSCPDNCAVDHQGRLWITTDQGEGWFKASGKADGVYAVETEGALRGKSMMFFRVPVGAEMCGPEFAPDDKTLFVAVQHPATDGVDLYKPFGRKSTFEDPATRWPDFKPNMPPRPSVVAITKQDAGVIGS